From Watersipora subatra chromosome 2, tzWatSuba1.1, whole genome shotgun sequence, one genomic window encodes:
- the LOC137388606 gene encoding uncharacterized protein, which produces MGNISEHHNHHSELEDGEEAYETLARDISYLRCVSEEMKPTIKQQNGKQSLKRASSRKRSIRKSQSIRQSCKEPNDGVLLISDLEVQVDGKHAILVPRKSVLEKKGFAKLKSKMAFISRRMSTRKLKPQNTTKVSSAEKPASDKDNQKATPGKDDSANVEKAALTKATSHYIVIPASNNNHTLRHVSVCKSVSNINKLGNMALNIETVIDS; this is translated from the exons ATGGGAAACATTTCAGAACATCATAATCACCACTCTGAATTGGAAGATGGCGAAGAGGCCTATGAAACCTTAGCTAGAGACATATCTTACCTTCGATGTGTCTCTGAAGAAATGAAACCAACTATCAAGCAGCAGAATGGAAAACAGTCTTTAAAAAGAGCCTCTTCAAGGAAAAGATCCATAAGAAAGTCACAAAGTATCAGACAGAGTTGTAAAGAACCTAATGATGGTGTCTTACTTATTTCAGATTTAGAAGTCCAGGTTGATGGAAAGCACGCTAT ACTTGTACCTAGAAAAAGTGTTCTTGAAAAGAAAGGCTTTGCTAAACTAAAGTCGAAGATGGCTTTTATAAGCAGAAGAATGTCAACCAGGAAATTGAAACCACAAAATACAACTAAGGTATCCTCTGCTGAAAAACCAGCATCGGATAAAGACAATCAGAAAGCAACTCCTGGTAAAGACGACTCTGCCAATGTTGAGAAAGCAGCACTGACTAAGGCAACAAGCCATTACATTGTAATTCCAGCAAGTAACAACAATCACACACTAAGACATGTTTCAGTATGCAAGAGTGTGAGTAACATCAACAAATTGGGAAACATGGCACTAAACATAGAAACTGTGATAGATAGCTAG